In Oryza sativa Japonica Group chromosome 2, ASM3414082v1, the following are encoded in one genomic region:
- the LOC4328458 gene encoding ALA-interacting subunit 1: MSSGQEAGSSSGGSGDGGAAAPRRNTRKPKYSKFTQQELPACKPILTPKWVISVFVLVGVIFVPIGLVSLKASRKVVEIVDRYDDACVPANTTDKLAYIQNPTISKNCRRTLKVPKDMDAPIFVYYQLDNFYQNHRRYVKSRSDAQLRDPKKANDTSTCDPEGTANGMAIVPCGLIAWSIFNDTYGFVRNSKNLPVDKKNISWKSDREHKFGRDVFPKNFQNGSLIGGKTLDPNKSLSKQEDLIVWMRTAALPTFRKLYGRIHTDLKKGDTITVTLENNYNTYSFSGKKKLVLSTSTWLGGKNDFLGLAYLSVGGLCFFLAFAFTLLYLIKPRKMGDNNYLSWNRNPAGR; this comes from the exons ATGAGCAGCGGCCAGGAAGCCGGATCGAGCTCCGGTGGatccggcgatggcggcgcggcggcgcccaggAGGAACACCAGGAAGCCCAAGT ATTCCAAGTTTACTCAGCAGGAGCTCCCAGCTTGCAAGCCGATTCTTACTCCAAAATGG GTCATTTCAGTTTTCGTTCTTGTCGGAGTCATTTTTGTCCCAATCGGGCTTGTTTCGTTGAAGGCTTCACGAAAG GTTGTTGAGATTGTTGATCGATACGATGATGCATGTGTCCCAGCTAATACAACTGACAAGCTTGCTTACATCCAGAACCCAACAATAAGCAAAAACTGCAGAAGGACTCTTAAG GTTCCAAAGGATATGGATGCACCAATCTTTGTGTATTACCAGCTGGATAACTTTTATCAGAATCATAGGAG ATATGTCAAGAGCCGGAGTGATGCACAGCTAAGAGATCCCAAAAAGGCAAATGACACCTCCACTTGTGATCCCGAGGGTACAGCAAATGGAATGGCAATTGTTCCTTGTGGTCTGATTGCATGGAGCATATTCAATGATACATATGGCTTTGTTCGCAACAGTAAGAACCTGCCAGTGGACAAGAAAAACATCTCTTGGAAGAGTGACAGGGAGCACAAATTTGGACGTGATGTCTTTCCAAAGAACTTCCAGAATGGTTCTCTTATAGGTGGAAAAACACTTGATCCAAATAAATCG TTGAGTAAACAAGAAGACCTTATTGTTTGGATGAGAACTGCTGCACTTCCAACATTCAGAAAGCTGTATGGTAGGATACACACTGACCTCAAGAAAGGTGACACCATTACGGTGACATTGGAGAACAACTACAACACATATAGCTTTAGTGGCAAAAAGAAGTTGGTACTTTCTACCTCGACATGGCTCGGTGGAAAGAATGATTTTCTTGGTCTAGCATATCTCAGTGTTGGTGGACTCTGCTTCTTCCTGGCATTTGCATTCACCTTGCTGTACTTGATAAAACCAAG gaaaatGGGTGACAACAACTACTTGTCATGGAACAGAAACCCTGCAGGCCGTTAA
- the LOC4328460 gene encoding myb family transcription factor IPN2 isoform X1, with protein sequence MFPGSKKGGGGGAAVSSGDGGGGRAAAAMCVQGDSGLVLTTDPKPRLRWTVELHERFVDAVTQLGGPDKATPKTIMRVMGVKGLTLYHLKSHLQKFRLGKQPHKEFSEHSVKEAAAMEMQRNAASSSGIMGRSMNHDRNVNDAIRMQMEVQRRLHEQLEVQKHLQMRIEAQGKYMQSILEKAYQTLAAGDVAAAVACGPAGYKSLGNHQAAVLDVCSMGFPSLQDLHMYGGAGGGHLDLQQQQPPASTMESFFACGDGGGSLGKTAAKTRHYGGAGKSPMMWGVDDDDDDDDPAGKCGGGGHHQLQMAPPPMMDGGIDVMDSLAADVYETKPIMSGDSTGSKGGGYDVAAAASKLERPSPRRPPQLGSPSVMAGAQTRNLSYG encoded by the exons ATGTTCCCTGGCTCgaagaagggcggcggcggcggcgccgcggtgagctcgggtgacggcggcggcggcagggcggcggcggcgatgtgcGTGCAGGGCGACTCCGGCCTGGTCCTCACCACCGACCCCAAGCCGCGGCTCCGGTGGACGGTGGAGCTCCACGAGCGCTTCGTCGACGCCGTCACCCAGCTCGGCGGCCCCGACA AGGCGACGCCCAAGACGATCATGAGGGTGATGGGAGTGAAGGGCCTCACCCTCTACCACCTCAAGAGCCATCTCCAG AAATTCAGGTTAGGGAAGCAACCGCACAAGGAGTTCAGCGAGCACTCAGTTAAGGAAG CCGCGGCAATGGAGATGCAAAGAAACGCAGCATCTTCTTCAGGCATAATGGGCAGAAGCATGAACCATGA ccgcaACGTGAACGATGCCATCAGAATGCAGATGGAGGTGCAAAGAAGGCTACATGAGCAACTAGAG GTGCAGAAGCATCTGCAGATGAGGATCGAAGCGCAGGGGAAGTACATGCAGTCCATCCTGGAGAAAGCCTATCagacgctcgccgccggcgatgtcgcggcggcggtggcgtgcggcCCGGCGGGGTACAAATCCCTAGGCAACCACCAGGCGGCGGTGCTCGACGTGTGCTCCATGGGCTTCCCTTCCCTGCAAGACCTCCACAtgtacggcggcgccggcggcggccacctcgacctgcagcagcagcagccgccggcgtcgacgatGGAGAGCTTCTTCgcctgcggcgacggcggcggctcgctggggaagacggcggcgaagacgaGGCATTACGGCGGCGCCGGGAAGAGCCCGATGATGTGgggcgtcgacgacgacgacgacgacgacgacccggccgggaagtgcggcggcggcggccatcatcagctgcagatggcgccgccgccgatgatggACGGCGGCATCGACGTCATGGactccctcgccgccgacgtctaCGAGACGAAGCCGATCATGTCCGGCGACTCGACGGGGAGCAAGGGCGGCGGCTAcgacgtcgcggcggcggcgtcgaagctGGAgaggccgtcgccgcggcggccgccgcagctGGGGAGCCCGTCGGTGATGGCCGGAGCTCAGACGAGGAACCTATCCTACGGGTAA
- the LOC4328460 gene encoding myb family transcription factor IPN2 isoform X2, with product MFPGSKKGGGGGAAVSSGDGGGGRAAAAMCVQGDSGLVLTTDPKPRLRWTVELHERFVDAVTQLGGPDKATPKTIMRVMGVKGLTLYHLKSHLQKFRLGKQPHKEFSEHSVKEAAAMEMQRNAASSSGIMGRSMNHDRNVNDAIRMQMEVQRRLHEQLEKHLQMRIEAQGKYMQSILEKAYQTLAAGDVAAAVACGPAGYKSLGNHQAAVLDVCSMGFPSLQDLHMYGGAGGGHLDLQQQQPPASTMESFFACGDGGGSLGKTAAKTRHYGGAGKSPMMWGVDDDDDDDDPAGKCGGGGHHQLQMAPPPMMDGGIDVMDSLAADVYETKPIMSGDSTGSKGGGYDVAAAASKLERPSPRRPPQLGSPSVMAGAQTRNLSYG from the exons ATGTTCCCTGGCTCgaagaagggcggcggcggcggcgccgcggtgagctcgggtgacggcggcggcggcagggcggcggcggcgatgtgcGTGCAGGGCGACTCCGGCCTGGTCCTCACCACCGACCCCAAGCCGCGGCTCCGGTGGACGGTGGAGCTCCACGAGCGCTTCGTCGACGCCGTCACCCAGCTCGGCGGCCCCGACA AGGCGACGCCCAAGACGATCATGAGGGTGATGGGAGTGAAGGGCCTCACCCTCTACCACCTCAAGAGCCATCTCCAG AAATTCAGGTTAGGGAAGCAACCGCACAAGGAGTTCAGCGAGCACTCAGTTAAGGAAG CCGCGGCAATGGAGATGCAAAGAAACGCAGCATCTTCTTCAGGCATAATGGGCAGAAGCATGAACCATGA ccgcaACGTGAACGATGCCATCAGAATGCAGATGGAGGTGCAAAGAAGGCTACATGAGCAACTAGAG AAGCATCTGCAGATGAGGATCGAAGCGCAGGGGAAGTACATGCAGTCCATCCTGGAGAAAGCCTATCagacgctcgccgccggcgatgtcgcggcggcggtggcgtgcggcCCGGCGGGGTACAAATCCCTAGGCAACCACCAGGCGGCGGTGCTCGACGTGTGCTCCATGGGCTTCCCTTCCCTGCAAGACCTCCACAtgtacggcggcgccggcggcggccacctcgacctgcagcagcagcagccgccggcgtcgacgatGGAGAGCTTCTTCgcctgcggcgacggcggcggctcgctggggaagacggcggcgaagacgaGGCATTACGGCGGCGCCGGGAAGAGCCCGATGATGTGgggcgtcgacgacgacgacgacgacgacgacccggccgggaagtgcggcggcggcggccatcatcagctgcagatggcgccgccgccgatgatggACGGCGGCATCGACGTCATGGactccctcgccgccgacgtctaCGAGACGAAGCCGATCATGTCCGGCGACTCGACGGGGAGCAAGGGCGGCGGCTAcgacgtcgcggcggcggcgtcgaagctGGAgaggccgtcgccgcggcggccgccgcagctGGGGAGCCCGTCGGTGATGGCCGGAGCTCAGACGAGGAACCTATCCTACGGGTAA
- the LOC9267109 gene encoding succinate-semialdehyde dehydrogenase, mitochondrial: MAMAMAMRRAAALGARHILAASSTSSSGVLLRRHMSVDAGAAMEKVRAAGLLRTQGLIGGKWVDAYDGKTIEVQNPATGETLANVSCMGSKETSDAIASAHSTFYSWSKLTANERSKALRKWHDLIISHKEELALLMTLEQGKPMKEALVEVTYGASFIEYFAEEAKRIYGDIIPPTLSDRRLLVLKQPVGVVGAVTPWNFPLAMITRKVGPALACGCTVVVKPSEFTPLTALAAADLALQAGIPAGAINVVMGNAPEIGDALLQSTQVRKITFTGSTAVGKKLMAGSANTVKKVSLELGGNAPCIVFDDADIDVAIKGSLAAKFRNSGQTCVCANRILVQEGIYEKFASAFIKAVQSLKVGNGLEESTSQGPLINEAAVQKVEKFINDATSKGANIMLGGKRHSLGMSFYEPTVVGNVSNDMLLFREEVFGPVAPLVPFKTEEDAIRMANDTNAGLAAYIFTKSIPRSWRVSEALEYGLVGVNEGIISTEVAPFGGVKQSGLGREGSKYGMDEYLELKYICMGNLN; the protein is encoded by the exons atggcgatggcgatggcgatgcgacgcgcggcggcgctcggcgcgcGCCACATCCTCGCCGCCtcgtccacctcctcctccggcgtcctcctccgccgccac ATGAGCGTGGACGCGGGGGCGGCGATGGAGAAGGTACGGGCGGCGGGGCTGCTCCGGACGCAGGGGCTCATCGGCGGCAAATGGGTGGACGCCTACGACGGCAAGACCATCGAG GTTCAAAATCCAGCAACTGGAGAGACTCTTGCCAATGTGTCCTGTATGGGCAGCAAAGAAACATCTGATGCAATAGCTTCAGCTCACAGTACATTCTATT cttGGAGCAAACTCACTGCAAATGAGAGGAGCAAGGCTCTAAGAAAATG GCATGATTTAATTATCTCACACAAGGAAGAACTTGCACTTCTCATGACACTGGAGCAAGGGAAACCTATGAAAGAGGCTCTTGTTGAG GTCACATATGGTGCAAGTTTTATTGAATACTTTGCTGAAGAAGCAAAGCGTATATATGGTGATATTATTCCCCCAACTCTATCTGATCgtagattattggttttgaagCAG CCTGTTGGAGTAGTTGGAgctgttacaccatggaatttTCCTTTAGCGATGATAACCAGAAAG GTTGGACCAGCATTGGCTTGTGGCTGCACTGTCGTTGTCAAGCCATCAGAGTTCACACCTTTGACAGCACTTGCTGCAGCAGATCTTGCTCTTCAAGCTGGAATACCAGCT GGCGCAATAAATGTTGTGATGGGTAATGCTCCTGAGATAGGTGATGCTCTACTCCAGAGTACACAG GTCAGAAAGATTACATTCACAGGGTCAACAGCTGTTGGCAAAAAACTGATGGCTGGATCAGCAAATACTGTGAAGAAG GTTTCTTTGGAGCTTGGTGGCAATGCACCTTGCATTGTTTTTGATGATGCAGACATTGATGTTGCCATTAAAGGCAGt CTTGCTGCTAAGTTCCGTAACAGCGGACAGACATGTGTATGTGCAAACAGGATATTGGTGCAAGAAG GTATTTATGAAAAATTTGCAAGTGCGTTTATCAAGGCTGTTCAGAGTTTGAAGGTTGGTAATGGGCTTGAAGAGAGTACATCACAG GGCCCTCTGATCAATGAAGCTGCTGTTCAGAAG GTAGAGAAGTTCATAAATGACGCCACTTCAAAG GGAGCAAACATCATGCTTGGTGGTAAAAGGCACAGCCTTGGGATGTCATTCTATGAGCCAACTGTAGTAGGGAACGTCAGCAATGATATGCTTCTTTTCAG GGAAGAAGTCTTTGGTCCAGTTGCACCACTTGTACCATTCAAAACTGAGGAAGATGCAATCCGTATGGCCAATGATACCAACGCAG GCTTAGCTGCATATATCTTCACAAAGAGCATACCTCGTTCATGGCGCGTTTCGGAAGCTCTTGAATATGGACTAGTCGGTGTGAACGAGGGGATCATCTCAACAGAG GTTGCGCCGTTTGGCGGCGTCAAGCAATCTGGCCTTGGGAGAGAAGGATCAAAATACGGCATGGACGAGTACCTGGAG CTCAAGTACATTTGCATGGGAAACCTGAACTGA